A genomic region of Gammaproteobacteria bacterium contains the following coding sequences:
- a CDS encoding IS110 family transposase, giving the protein MIYFGIDISKLTFDVTALLDNKSSHKKFKNNSQGFFLFHKWIKSFKTENYICMEATGVYGAHLASFLVKKKYKTIVSNPYKIKNYARMKMNRNKTDKADSLCIAQYCKNLQNEGGIENYLYTLKSKYFQRLQALVTRLEQVNLLKIQEVNHLESTLDKVSVKFIKQTIKHFEKQIKVIKNSIKECVNQDLILKKQVKLLITIDGIGEITAWSILAYLGDISLFATSGQVTSYAGINPFIENSGTSLKVSRLSKMGHKRLRKSLYMPAIVASKYNPILINFYDKLINKGKPKKVAICAVMRKLLVLSYGVLKSETAFNPNYKKCKAN; this is encoded by the coding sequence ATGATTTATTTTGGTATTGATATTTCTAAATTAACATTTGATGTAACTGCTTTACTTGATAATAAATCAAGTCATAAGAAATTTAAAAATAACTCACAAGGTTTTTTTCTTTTTCATAAATGGATAAAATCATTTAAAACAGAAAATTATATTTGTATGGAAGCAACAGGAGTTTATGGCGCACACTTGGCTTCTTTTTTAGTTAAGAAAAAATACAAGACTATTGTTTCCAACCCTTACAAAATAAAGAACTATGCACGAATGAAAATGAATCGAAACAAAACAGATAAAGCTGATTCATTATGTATTGCACAATACTGTAAAAACCTTCAAAATGAAGGTGGAATTGAGAATTATCTTTATACACTAAAAAGCAAGTACTTTCAAAGACTACAAGCTCTAGTTACTCGATTAGAACAAGTAAATTTACTTAAAATACAAGAAGTTAATCATTTAGAATCAACCCTAGATAAAGTCTCCGTTAAATTCATAAAGCAAACAATAAAGCACTTTGAAAAACAAATAAAGGTCATTAAAAACTCAATAAAAGAATGTGTCAATCAAGATTTGATTCTAAAAAAACAGGTAAAACTATTGATTACAATTGATGGAATTGGAGAAATAACAGCTTGGTCAATATTGGCATATCTTGGTGATATTTCTTTATTTGCGACATCTGGGCAAGTAACCAGTTATGCAGGTATCAACCCTTTTATTGAAAACTCTGGTACTAGTCTGAAGGTCTCTAGATTATCAAAAATGGGTCATAAACGACTACGTAAATCTTTATACATGCCAGCTATAGTTGCTTCGAAATACAATCCAATTCTTATCAACTTTTATGACAAATTGATAAACAAAGGTAAACCCAAGAAAGTAGCAATTTGTGCTGTAATGAGGAAGCTGCTAGTTCTTTCTTATGGAGTTTTGAAATCGGAAACTGCATTTAATCCAAATTATAAAAAATGCAAGGCAAACTAA
- a CDS encoding electron transport complex subunit E gives MSGFIKERLIDNNAALVQLLGLCPLLAVSNSAINALGLGIATIFTLTVTNSLVSIIKPITKKEIRISLFVLIIASVVTALEMFMNAYFHELYLILGIFIPLIVTNCIIIARAESFASKNGLWLSMKDGFFTALGFALVLFIIGAIREIIGQGSLFSQANLLFGEFGRVINLKLIGEYKGFLIAILPPGAFFVLAILVAVKNKLQK, from the coding sequence ATGAGCGGATTTATCAAAGAGCGTTTAATTGACAACAACGCTGCTCTCGTCCAGCTTTTAGGTTTATGCCCTCTTTTGGCTGTTTCCAACTCTGCAATTAACGCCTTAGGTTTGGGAATTGCAACCATATTTACCCTGACAGTCACGAACTCATTGGTTTCCATCATCAAACCAATCACCAAAAAAGAGATACGAATTTCTCTATTTGTGTTAATTATTGCCAGCGTAGTGACCGCGTTGGAAATGTTTATGAATGCCTATTTTCACGAACTTTATCTGATACTTGGGATATTTATTCCATTGATTGTAACCAACTGCATCATCATCGCCCGTGCCGAAAGTTTTGCCTCGAAAAATGGTCTGTGGTTATCGATGAAAGATGGATTCTTCACCGCTTTGGGGTTTGCATTGGTCTTATTCATCATCGGTGCTATCAGGGAAATCATCGGTCAAGGCAGCCTATTCTCGCAAGCCAATTTACTTTTTGGTGAATTTGGTCGTGTCATCAACTTAAAACTCATTGGGGAATATAAAGGATTTCTGATAGCCATATTGCCACCGGGAGCTTTTTTTGTTTTGGCGATTTTGGTAGCTGTAAAGAATAAATTGCAGAAGTAG
- the rsxG gene encoding electron transport complex subunit RsxG: MSNFIKIPLILSLVTMLTAGLLMLSENLTHDRIEQQKTELLLKSLEDLIPIQLHDNNLVESVIEIYEPELLGHRKPQTVYLGLQNNQLSVVAIPVTARDGYSGDIDIMVGIKANGEITTVKIIEQHETPGLGDLVIATRSDWLKQFPQKSLSNPQPKRWNVKRDGGEFDQITGATITPRAIVKAIKQALDYYQTHKAKFQNMDVSSINQEKSS; this comes from the coding sequence ATGTCAAATTTTATCAAAATTCCACTCATTCTCAGTCTGGTTACAATGCTGACAGCAGGACTTTTAATGCTCAGCGAAAATCTGACACATGATAGAATTGAACAACAAAAGACCGAATTATTATTAAAAAGTCTGGAAGATTTAATCCCAATTCAACTGCATGATAACAATTTAGTTGAGTCGGTTATTGAAATTTATGAACCCGAATTATTAGGTCACAGAAAACCTCAAACTGTTTATCTGGGACTGCAAAACAACCAACTTTCAGTTGTTGCCATTCCTGTAACAGCCAGAGATGGTTATTCCGGTGATATAGATATCATGGTTGGAATCAAAGCGAATGGTGAAATTACTACAGTTAAAATCATTGAACAACACGAAACTCCCGGTCTTGGGGATTTGGTTATCGCTACGAGAAGTGACTGGCTCAAACAATTTCCGCAAAAATCACTAAGCAACCCTCAACCAAAACGATGGAATGTCAAAAGAGATGGTGGTGAATTCGATCAAATTACCGGCGCAACCATCACACCCAGAGCCATTGTGAAAGCAATCAAACAGGCATTGGATTATTACCAAACGCACAAAGCAAAATTTCAAAACATGGATGTTTCAAGTATTAATCAGGAGAAATCATCATGA
- a CDS encoding RnfABCDGE type electron transport complex subunit D: protein MNNPKATTHAPHIHTKNSVRNVMLHVLLALIPAIIAYVYFFGFGIVLQITLSVFFALLFEIISLKLLKKPVGLFISDLSAVVTGILFALCISPLAPWWISLIAMFFAIVVAKHLYGGLGQNIFNPAMVGFAVVLISFPQSMSMWLAPHSIALYDMSFSEVLSAVFTQSFPANVEFDTLTQATPLDSIKNGLRQELTMTEISAQPEFGKLGGLAWEWISSLYILGGVFLILKNIISWRVPTTIIIATVLFALSFYLYNPDGYISPLQHLFTGGLMLGAFFIATDPTSGCSSPKGQIIFAIGVAVMTVLIREFGNFPDGVAFGVLLMNLSAPLIDRLTIPKAYGQK from the coding sequence ATGAATAATCCTAAAGCCACAACTCATGCACCACATATTCATACGAAAAACAGTGTGAGAAATGTGATGTTGCATGTTCTTCTTGCATTGATTCCCGCCATAATTGCTTATGTCTATTTCTTTGGATTTGGTATCGTTTTACAAATAACTTTGAGTGTATTCTTCGCACTTTTGTTTGAAATTATCAGTCTGAAGCTACTTAAAAAACCTGTCGGGCTCTTTATTTCTGACTTATCAGCAGTTGTCACCGGAATATTATTTGCTTTGTGTATTTCTCCTCTGGCTCCGTGGTGGATTAGTTTAATAGCGATGTTTTTTGCGATTGTTGTTGCCAAACATTTATACGGCGGCTTGGGACAAAATATTTTCAACCCGGCAATGGTAGGTTTTGCGGTCGTTTTAATTTCATTCCCACAATCCATGTCAATGTGGCTGGCTCCTCATTCAATCGCTTTATATGACATGAGCTTTTCTGAAGTGTTATCCGCTGTTTTTACTCAAAGTTTTCCTGCAAATGTTGAGTTTGATACATTAACTCAGGCAACTCCGCTTGACAGTATTAAAAACGGTTTGCGTCAGGAACTGACAATGACTGAAATTTCAGCACAACCTGAGTTTGGAAAACTTGGTGGCTTGGCTTGGGAATGGATATCGTCATTGTACATACTTGGTGGTGTGTTTTTGATACTGAAAAATATCATCAGCTGGCGTGTACCGACAACAATTATTATTGCGACTGTTTTGTTTGCTCTGTCTTTTTATCTCTACAATCCGGATGGTTATATCAGCCCTCTTCAGCATTTATTCACCGGTGGATTGATGTTGGGTGCATTTTTTATTGCAACCGACCCAACTTCAGGATGTTCCAGCCCTAAAGGCCAAATTATTTTCGCCATCGGTGTGGCAGTAATGACTGTTCTGATTCGTGAATTCGGAAATTTCCCTGACGGCGTCGCATTCGGTGTGTTGTTGATGAATTTATCCGCACCATTGATTGACCGGTTAACCATTCCAAAAGCCTACGGTCAGAAATAA
- the rsxC gene encoding electron transport complex subunit RsxC, with the protein MVGQTQTLYQFHGGVVLEHHKSDSLTNGLSELPLAKKLYISLEVGKGNYAIPVVNIGEVVKKGQIIAEPQNKSGVYVHASGSGVVTDISERISANPTAKLNPVIEITTDGKEEWLQSIDIENNKSLTPSEIITQIRQAGLLGMGGAGFPTHLKYNENNQIHTLIVNGAECEPYISCDAQLMLSFPEQLFDGIDLMMKASNAKRAIIAIEDQTGKIEPKLNEIITQRKLSSVSAVKVPTIYPTGGEKQLIRVLTGKDVPSGGLPLNLGIIVQNIGTIKALADYCNESKPLVQRIVTVAGDRISKPQNFIIPIGTPINHILQAVNCNIQDSDEVIIGGPMMGYSVTELSAGIEKTTNCILVMSKKPKPQSPTMPCIRCGECVSVCPAELLPQQLHWYINGGNLEKAREHHLFDCIECGACSWVCPSQINLVQYYQYAKAELKYLDYKKNKSDAAKLRHENREARLEQLKQERMNKRKRTRSTTARDPEKIKMEIQASVERAKLAKQQKEKGDE; encoded by the coding sequence ATGGTAGGACAAACTCAAACATTGTATCAATTTCATGGTGGCGTTGTACTGGAGCACCACAAATCCGATTCGTTGACAAATGGATTGTCCGAATTACCACTTGCAAAAAAATTATATATTTCTCTGGAAGTTGGCAAAGGAAATTACGCCATACCAGTTGTAAATATTGGTGAAGTTGTCAAAAAAGGACAAATTATTGCAGAGCCTCAGAACAAGAGTGGTGTTTATGTTCATGCATCCGGTTCCGGAGTGGTGACTGATATTTCTGAAAGAATCTCGGCAAACCCAACAGCAAAACTCAACCCTGTTATTGAAATTACTACTGATGGTAAAGAAGAATGGTTGCAATCTATAGATATCGAAAATAATAAATCATTAACACCCTCTGAAATTATTACACAAATTCGTCAAGCCGGATTATTGGGTATGGGTGGAGCCGGATTTCCAACACATCTGAAATATAACGAAAACAATCAAATCCATACACTCATCGTTAATGGAGCTGAATGTGAACCATATATCAGTTGTGATGCTCAACTAATGCTTTCATTTCCTGAACAACTGTTTGATGGAATTGATTTAATGATGAAAGCCTCAAACGCCAAACGAGCCATCATCGCCATTGAAGATCAAACCGGAAAAATCGAGCCCAAGCTCAATGAAATTATTACTCAAAGAAAACTATCTTCGGTATCGGCTGTAAAAGTTCCAACCATTTATCCAACCGGAGGTGAAAAACAGCTGATTAGAGTCCTTACGGGAAAAGACGTTCCATCCGGAGGTTTGCCACTTAATTTAGGTATTATCGTGCAAAATATCGGCACAATCAAAGCACTTGCCGACTATTGCAACGAATCGAAGCCATTAGTTCAAAGAATTGTAACTGTTGCCGGTGACAGGATTTCTAAACCACAAAATTTTATAATTCCTATCGGCACACCGATAAACCATATTCTCCAAGCAGTGAATTGTAATATCCAAGACAGTGATGAGGTCATCATCGGCGGACCAATGATGGGTTATTCAGTTACGGAACTCAGTGCAGGAATTGAAAAAACCACAAACTGCATTTTGGTGATGTCGAAAAAACCAAAACCACAATCTCCAACGATGCCGTGCATCCGTTGCGGAGAATGTGTCAGTGTTTGCCCGGCTGAACTATTACCTCAGCAATTGCATTGGTACATCAATGGCGGAAATCTGGAAAAAGCCCGTGAACATCATCTTTTTGATTGTATCGAATGCGGAGCTTGCTCGTGGGTTTGCCCGAGTCAAATCAATTTAGTGCAATATTATCAATACGCTAAAGCTGAATTGAAATATCTGGATTACAAAAAGAACAAATCCGATGCTGCCAAACTCAGACACGAAAATCGTGAAGCCAGACTGGAACAACTCAAACAAGAACGCATGAACAAACGCAAACGAACCCGAAGCACCACTGCACGAGATCCTGAAAAGATAAAAATGGAAATTCAGGCGAGTGTGGAAAGAGCAAAACTGGCAAAACAACAAAAGGAAAAAGGTGATGAATAA